A single Triticum dicoccoides isolate Atlit2015 ecotype Zavitan chromosome 2A, WEW_v2.0, whole genome shotgun sequence DNA region contains:
- the LOC119358660 gene encoding uncharacterized protein LOC119358660: MEAAGDGSMGMFRATPDAAAGIGRSAEVAALLNKMVDGLGATVLHISGTGSHEFTVHPSTHLLIQALQNYSRSTYLVEPVHHTTAPCSHMVDCWAAKLEEDAEMIRQGEKGVKYIFLMNNTCLVLQMMGRPGAASFAGAQELASRLTSMVELYKKCYLDECWAPLHRLNLDMFAAEFRATCDCQSTWKVGAELRCNLRQEIVDFVVPPYEASLSDRSACSGPSFSLLKRMVFGGKKQKRYDTGAQLEGKIRGLFEG, translated from the exons ATGGAGGCGGCAGGGGATGGCTCCATGGGCATGTTCCGAGCAACGCCGGATGCCGCCGCCGGCATCGGCAG ATCTGCTGAGGTTGCTGCTCTcctgaacaagatggtggatggtcTGGGAGCAACGGTTCTGCACATCTCCGGGACCGGGAGCCACGAATTCACAGTCCATCCATCAACTCACCTTTTGATACAAGCCCTGCAGAATTACTCTCGAAGCACATATTTGGTGGAGCCAGTGCATCACACCACTGCCCCTTGCTCTCACATGGTCGATTGCTGGGCAGCCAAGCTCGAGGAAGATGCAGAGATGATACGCCAAGGCGAAAAGGGTGTGAAATACATATTCCTTATGaataacacatgtcttgttttgcaaATGATGGGGCGTCCAGGGGCAGCATCTTTCGCCGGTGCTCAAGAATTGGCGAGTAGGCTGACATCAATGGTGGAGCTGTACAAGAAGTGCTACTTGGACGAGTGTTGGGCTCCTCTGCATCGCTTAAACTTGGACATGTTTGCTGCTGAATTTCGTGCCACCTGTGACTGCCAGTCGACATGGAAGGTCGGCGCTGAGCTCAGGTGCAACCTGCGGCAGGAGATTGTGGATTTCGTTGTTCCGCCGTATGAGGCGTCCTTGTCTGACCGAAGCGCATGTTCAGGGCCGTCCTTTTCGTTGTTGAAACGAATGGTGTTCGGAGGGAAGAAACAAAAGAGGTATGATACTGGTGCCCAACTGGAAGGGAAGATAAGAGGATTGTTTGAGGGATGA